The following is a genomic window from Elstera cyanobacteriorum.
GGCAGACGATCAGCACCGTGATCGCGGCCGGGCAGGGGGTTAGGCCGCCGGTAAAACCGAACCACGCGATCTGCCCGGCCCCGACCGGCCCCGCGCCGCCAAAGCGGGCGGCGATGTCGCGCGCATGGGCCGCCGCATGGGCGTCGTGATCGTGATCATGGTCGTGGTGGTCATGCGCATGGTCATGGTCGTGCCGGTGCGGCGCCCCTGCCGCCCAGACCAACCGCCCGCCCAGCACCGCGATAATCGCGCTCGATGCCAGCAACAACCAGGGTTCGGCTTTATCCAGAATGAGCGCATCCCCGAGGCTGAGGCCGATCAGGGCAATCGCCCAGACGACCAGCGAATGGCCCAAGGCGGCGGAAACTCCCAGCAGCACCGCCTGCTTTGGCGTGCCGCGAATGGCGACGATGAAGGCCGCCATCAGCGATTTCGAATGCCCTGGTTCAGCGGCGTGCAGCGCCCCCAGCAGCAGGGCGGCGGGCAGGTAGAGCCACGGGGTATGGCTGCCGTTTACGATGATCTGGGCGAGGTCCGGCATGGCTTCCTACAGGAATTTGGCGAGCTGCTTTAGCTCTTCGACAGCCGCAGGGACATTGCTGCCCGCATCGTCCAAACAGTGGAAAATGTGATCCTGGATCAGCTCTTTCTTCGCTTTGGCAATGGCGGCTTCCACCGCTTGAAGCTGCTGGGCCAACTCCAGGCAGGGTTTGCCAGCC
Proteins encoded in this region:
- a CDS encoding metal-sensing transcriptional repressor, with the protein product MHASHPKIIGRLKRADGHLRAVITMIEAGKPCLELAQQLQAVEAAIAKAKKELIQDHIFHCLDDAGSNVPAAVEELKQLAKFL
- a CDS encoding nickel/cobalt efflux transporter → MPDLAQIIVNGSHTPWLYLPAALLLGALHAAEPGHSKSLMAAFIVAIRGTPKQAVLLGVSAALGHSLVVWAIALIGLSLGDALILDKAEPWLLLASSAIIAVLGGRLVWAAGAPHRHDHDHAHDHHDHDHDHDAHAAAHARDIAARFGGAGPVGAGQIAWFGFTGGLTPCPAAITVLIVCLQVKALALGAGMVAAFSIGLAVTLVGIGIAASLGLRHAAGRGGRLAAWAEALPLISGLLILVLALNFAVKGLRGLGVL